Part of the Zingiber officinale cultivar Zhangliang chromosome 6A, Zo_v1.1, whole genome shotgun sequence genome, AAATAAATTCGAGTACTAAATATAGTCACTATGTATAATAGACTTTTCCTCGAAATCCCTCTGAGTTTCGTGAACTAAACTattgttttatcaattttaactttgataaattattaataaaatttatttatccaAAAATATTTAGCCAGAAAATATTGAtggtgaattattaaaaaaatgaaagaatacTACATTATTGAAtatattttttactttaaaaaatatttttatcaaaaatatatatatatcaattaagtaactgataaatatttttaatttattaacaaaatttaattttgattaataaattaaaattttatcattaaaaattttaaaattactaattaaattttaatataaaaataaattaccaactaaatctaattttaatagtaaaaaattaaaattatcaattaaatctaatacgagtaaaaaaataaaaatgatccaaatttaatctataaaaatttttaaatttttgatcaAATATAATTCAgccagtaaaaaattaaaattactgataaaagtaaatctccacaaaaatttattttaactataattttaaatatttaatatctatactcatatgtttttaaattaatattcatatttaatttatatagatatatatatgtaaaatttatGGGTCCCAATATAATAAGGGTCCTAGGCAGACTTTAACAGCCTATATCTTGAGCCGGTCCTGATATTAATACTCATTATTTATGGATCTCACATAAATctcaatcatcttaaaattatattatattaaataaatatattttaaatatatttaaaaaaaataaaataaaaaaatacaccgCAGCAACATCacattttggttttttattttttttaatccaatGACATGCAGCATTGAACGCGATCGATGCCACGACAGCATTAACACAACATCACATTGGTATTAACATTAATATGCAGTTATAACATTCACTGTTGAACGTGAATGCAAATGCTCTAAGTATTCATCAATCTCCACTCCCATTCGATTTGAACCCTCCAACTCATTTACTTTGATAATGCATTATTTACTCGATAACAAGACTACATGAGTTGATAACAACAATAAACATTATAATCTTCTTACATTACTTGCTGTCTGCCGTTCAATTTTGCatctttttcttattttatttttcacttttcTTAGAGGAAGAAAGATGATATATATCTACCAATGGCATTCAATTTAGGTAAGGTCAGACAgccatatatttattatttttttgcagAATCATAAGCTCCTGATTTGCTAGTTCTAGTGTAGAAATTGGGTGCTTGAATGTGACATCCGAGCTGTATTCCATTTACCGCTCGGTTGCTCGGTGAGTTCATGCTTGCAGAGATGCAACTAAAATGAGAGAACTTCCATGGTGAACCAGCCGCCAATGTGAAACCGATCTGATAAGATTGCGAGAGATATCTTTATGGTACAGGTTGATGTCAGAATCGTCGTGCTTTCCATCTCTCCAGTGCTGCGAGAAAGAACAAGGAATTGGGACAGACGAAGTCAACGTACGGTTTAGAACAAGAATCTCTTCGTTGGGATAAAGGAAATTGATTAACTTTTTGTTCATGCTTGACACAAATAAaagtgtttctttttttttcttcttcttcttcctgggtGATCATCATCAGAGCAGAGCAACACATTGTTGAAAAAGTGAGGTTGGCTAACTTCTGTCCATGGAAGTCATCCTTATTCATGATTTGTTCACTTTATTTAGCCCCCATGCTAGACAATCTAACACATTGTTGGTCAACGTTGATCCTGCAGGGACATAGTGGAATGTCTGATGAGGATGATTTGACCAAATCTTGTGTTTCAAATCATTTCATGAAAACGCTTTCAGACTCCACAAATGCATGTGCATATAATAAATCACATATACTAAAACGAATCCTTTGAGATGCTGTATAAACATCTATACTTACTCCATTTTTCTTGTTGCATTCACTATAGCACGAAGAGAGAACGAGTTCTTGTATTTGTATCCATCAAGAGTAGAGAAGTACAAGGCACATTTCTTCATAGGCTGTTGTGGAGCGCTGCACAAAGACATGGCTATGTGACATGATCCATGTCTTCCTGGACGAGTTGTGCAGATTTTGAGGTCTCGGTTTATATTTTCACGTCGAGCAAAATCATTCTTAGAGCAAGCTTTGTGATTCAGTTAACAGATCTGTGACCAATGATTATGAGTAAATCAGGGTTTTAATTTGTTGGTTGGAATCTTGCCCATATAGAAATTATCAAACAATGATCTTGAAAGCAATTGCACCTCTGTTTCTCCTAGTTTTACGAACCTTCAAATAACCTGACCATACATTAACCTGCTATGATTCAATGGCCTAAGTTCAAATAAGACTGATAGATTTTGTTAAAATCTATTTGAAATGATTAAATGTTCTATACTAAAAAGCTCTCTATGAGGTTATAATCAAAGGTTTCCAATCAACACATTTACCTCTAATCAATTGGAGTGCCAAAATACAAATACAGCCACTAAATTTCAACAGCCTCtaatcaaatataaatattttcaattatTATTTTCTTCCAGCAGTTATTGTTATTTTTTACTGCTGTAGTTTTTCAGTGGTAGCCATGATCATTGTCATCTTATCAGTGCATTTCTTAAGTCATATGACTGTAGTTTCTATGCTGCAGCAACAGCCAAACATCTGTGCCTTTAGTTTTGTGACCATAGCACTTCAACAAATTATCGCTTTGAATCTTCTAGATCCTTTTCCTCTGCTTGATCTAACTTTGATTTAGATCCCTACTGTAATTAAACTAGTTTTCCACATTGTGACTTGAAAAGTTCTAGATATCCCTTTCATTGCCTACCTTTAGAAGTAAGCTTATCACTTTGTGACGGTGCATTGAACCCTTTTGGTCATCACTATACCTACACTCTACAACTTGGAGCATGCCAATGTCAATGTGGTCTCCCCTCACTGACACTTTCAGCTGTGACCCATGAAAATGACAAGCAGATTGCAAATGGAGCACGCTGCCAAATCACAATTTGCAAACAATAATATTTGCCaacttcttcatcatcttcttcttcgtccTCGCTGTGTATCATCGTCCTTTTTGAATACCATTAGGTAGGCACTATGAGCCATGAGGCACGTCTCTGCCTTAGTGGTCTCATCTCTTGGCTAGTGGTTGGGCTCATATCTCGGTTATGTTTGACCTAGTGGAGGAAGGGATTTCGCTTCAACCTTAAAGCTGGTATATTCAAGATTAGACTTGAGTGGACTGCCCAATACGACTGATATTGGGTGTGGCAAATTGGCTGTTCCagatagagaagaaaaagaaggataaCTAAGTTAAGTGTTGCTTTTCTTTCCATTATTGTCATTTCAGATCCTCAGAGTAGCCACCATCACTGCAACCTCAACCTCGGATCGTCTCGACACTGCTCAGACCGGACTCCATCACCTCGGACAAAGCATTTCTCCATTCGACTCAATCAGATGGTGTGACAATTCAGCTCAACGCAAAGCCTTGCCATAGTCAAACCCTGCATCGAGTCTGTGTTTGCCACCATATCCTCATCTATTATAGTTTGACCATTACAGATTGGTGCATCAGGTGGCAAAACAGGTAAAGTATGAAAGCTTGCAtaggagaggagaggagggagGTGGAGCTCTAGAGCCCCAGTTTCGCCGACGAAGAAAGCCCCTGGGGTGGTCCCCTGAGCACCGAGGAGAGTCGAACCACATATCCCCTCTACCAAGAAAGAAGTAGACCTACTTCGCTGCAACAAAGTTACTCCTAAAGGCGGCTGTCTATAAGGAAACCTGGGAACACATGAACTCATAGGTCAAGTTTAGGTAGGGTTAATGGAAAGACTGATTCCACGGGGATAAAGAAACCTGGTATATTTGATGGTTTTGACATGGAATATGAATTCGCAAGAGAGATTGAAGCAAACACTATTATTTTCAGAGACTGTCAACAAGACGTTGATCAACAGCGAATATTTGTGAAAATTTATCAACGAGACAAAATTGAGAAATATATAGCAAGAACAGCGGCAAGCTTGAGTGCTCATGCAGAAGTGCATCGACTTGATCATTAGAGGTATGGCTATCAAGGGAACAACACCAAAATCAAGGCATGAAGACTCTTTAGTTATTTTTATCCCCTAGCAGTAGAAGCATTGCATTCACGAAGATTTCATTATAATATATATGCATTTATAAGAAACATATTAGCATACTCTATAAAATGAAAGTCGACACAATTAGGATACAGTACTATTTCTTAGTTCTGAAGCCATTACTACAACTCCTTCCAATGCTTTAAATGGTCAAACCTGAAAGATAGTCGTCAAATGGGTACACTATCATCCAAAGCACCTCCATTTTTTGCTTTTGGCAGGAAGAACCTGGAAGGAGAAAGCTATGGGGAGATAAAATGGAGAATTGTCAATAGAGAAGCATAGGAAAAATGTCGTGGAATATGAAAGAAGAGATAAAAACATAACTGTGATTTACatgctatttaaaaaaaaaatctagcctAATTGGAAGATTCATACATGATAAACATTATGGGTTGATTTTCTGAGACATCCATAATTTGCAGCTAGGCCCATTTGGTTTGGATGTAAAGATAAGTCGCTCATTGCTTCTCAAATTCAAGTAGTCAACCTGATTCAAGATTCACCAACACAGATAAAATAGCAATGAATATGATGCAAAGTGTCAACGACGAGGAAAGCCTTGAGAAATGTGATATGTAGTAGAGTAGCATAGTGATGACATGCTTCCATGCAACTCCAGTATCATAAAATAAATTTACACAGATTGAGAAGAGAAGTTATTGATATTTAAGTTACTGACCTGATCTGGATCAAAAATCAAAAGGCAAAATGCGTCAACTGGGccttcagatggatcaagttttATCTCTTCACCAGGGTCGTGGATAGCAATAGCTGGAAGACTAGGAGTAGGGGCTAAGTACTGTAATCGTGATTTCAGAGAACTTGCAAACCATGCTTTCTCCCTTTTctgcataaaaaaaattatagttaaaGCCATAGCAAAAGATCAGCTAGACTAATAGATGCTAGAAAAATATTATTGATTGCGGTCAGTTGGCGAGATAAATTATCAAAATGCATTCTGCTTTATGTCGATGCCAAGGCTGAGGCAACCACATCAGATTCTTGAAACAAACAAGCCCCAAAAGTAGAAAACTTATCAACAAGTATAATTAGTCAATGTAATGGAGGTATCCAACAGCAAATCAGGCCAGAATTAGCATATTgcagaaaaatctagaaatgcatAACCTCAATAACTTAATTTCTATACCCTTGacacttatttttctttttaaaatggtCATGTATAAACAATTAGCAAATTATTATGTCCAATCAATGAGATATTACCCCCAAAAAAAAAGTTAGAGCATGATTTTTCAATAGACAAGTTGGAATCGAAATTCATGTGCATGCTACACGAGCAATTATAACTGTTCAAATTCTGAAGATTCAGACAATCAGGACTGTGAAGGTAAGGAAATGAGTAACTTAGTTTCAACATTActttctttttataaaaaaagaaagaacaaactAATTCATTAAACCATCTAAAAATGTAGGACATTGGATTTCATCTAGAATCATCATCCCCTCCCCTCTCCTCTAGGAACACCTAACAATAATATGAGCTTGTTTATTCCTCTCCTTTAACATGACACCAACTAACAATTATACCCTCCCCAAACTCCCAAATACCATCAATACAATGCTTGGAATGATGGCACATCTCACCTTCTCAAGCATTTTACAGATACCAAAAAGTCTGAAACAACAATAATAGAAGAGCGGAAATTATGCTAGTAGCCATCCAAAGCAAACTTTATTGATAAATCATTTATGTACCTTTTCTTAAGTGACTAACCATAGAAAGACCTGATACAATCACATGCTAATTTGCTATAGGCGATCCATAATTTGCTATACCTCAGATGTAACAAAGATCATAAATATTGAACTTACAACATTGAGGAAATTTAGAGTTGGCCATACCTTATATGTAACAAAGATCATATATTTGAATCATGTGACAACAATGAATGAGGATCGTCGGAAGCATTAAAATTTGTAGCTTCAATGATGCACATCAACAACAAAAGTGAAATCATGCTCTTTACAACTTGTTTTACTATCATGAAGATAGATAAATTTTCCACATTCGTGGACCAATTTTGAGAACTATTATATCATAGATTAGTGCTCCAATAACAGTTTGAATCTTACACAGCATACCTCTATCGCATCACCACCATCTTATCAACAATTCTTGGTTATATATTCATGTGTAAAAGATCATTTGTCAATACCATGTGTATGGACATGCTAAAATCTGACAAATGCCACAATCTAGATTAGGGAATTAGTGGTTCAAATCATTTGTCACCGAGTACTGTTTGTTAAAGTGACGCTAACCATATTATGGGAATTGGCCAATAAAATTGAATTTATAGCAGTTTGTCAATCTGCAATTACCCTTACCCAAAATGTAATAATAATCATAGGTGAATCTAATAGCAACGAATAATGATCACAGGATAATAGGAAAAGCTAAACTATTTGCTAACCTGAAGCTTCAAAACATCTGAATTTGTAGCATCAATGATGTCTATAGTTCCCTTAAATCTGAACTGTTCCCATGACTCAGTGAAGTACCAACATACCTAGAAGAGTTTAATAAACCATAACAAAGCAATTTCAGTTCATTACTGCAACACTGAAATTTGACTTGTTGCAAATATATGAAGAATTTCAACCAATGAAAAATATTTGAAGGCAAACACTTATGATAAAGTGGCATTTGTATGTTTTACAACTTTATCGTGTGCAAGAACATTAAATATTGGTTAATTCAACATCCATCATCATCGTTTGtctattaaagatttttttttttttaaagttaaaatagatATTGATTGCTCATCATTCTAGCTTAGTGATTAGGAAGAAAAGAATGAAACTACAGAAGTAACAAGTTTTCGTGATATACAGATGATAGAAGTATAGAACATATATTTGAATGCTAGCGTGCGTTCATTATGGGCAGCAACAAAGTTATAAGTCGATAAAATGCGCCAATCAAATTATGCCCCAAACGATTTACCTCTCCGAAACGGCAATGCTGAATCTCCTCAATCTGTTCAATCAACGAAAGCAAGCACAAAGAATGAGTACATACAATTCTTGCAAAAACTCCTAATACGTGTAAGTTACCTTGGCGCTGCGGCGATCGGTATTTATCTGAATCATATCCGTACCCTCCTGAAATCCTCTAGAGACAGAAAAATCAATCAACAACTTCCGCCCAAACTATTGGCTAATGAAATTGAGACAGGAAGGACGCGCAAGAATAGTACGGGTCATACCGGAAGACCACAGTTCGATTGGAAGGTCTTCCATTGGGACCGATTGTCGCCTGTCAACAATTGTTGAACAAGGATCAAGATcacggagagagagagagagcgcgaGCGAGAAAGGTCCCTTACCAGTTGAAAGAAGGCGGAATGCTTGAGATGGGCATTGGAGTCCAAGGATTTTAGGAGGAGGGGCTTCCACGACGCCATTTCccggaaggaagaagaagcaactgCCGTGCTGTGCTTCTTTCTCTTCGATTACTTCCACAAGGAAGCACGCGTTCGATGTGCTCCTCTTAGCGACCTTCTCGCTTCTCTCGCTATCGTGTGGAATGACCAACGACGGTTCGATCCTGTTTCAGTATCCACGGGGGTGCCCTCCTTGTTTAATTCAGTATCCATTTTAGTATATTGTTAGCATGATAGCACAATTGCTAGTCTCTCACGGGGTTGCCCATTAGAAGGGGGGCGGATTTGTTACAATAGGATAAGgttaatttctatttttgatATGCACATGCCTTAAGAATTTTTTAATCAACTTTGTTACAAAAGTATACAAAGATTTAAAGATGGAAGGGTGGTGCACTCCTACAACTGTTGTGGGGGCAACTTCCTAACCtaaagggtgtgtttggttcaggaTGATCGTTAATTACTTTGGTTATCTGTCCAAGGTTATCATTGataatcttgtttggtttaggttatAATCAATTCCCAAGTAATACAACTTTACTGCCATATCAGCAAAACGTCATCAAATAGGTTATAACACCGGAATCTGATTACCTCCACAATCTTATGTTTTCTGTCATTCCGGGGGTTAACCAATTTTTCTGTCAAAATtatcctttcattttttttcacaaCGACGACTCGCAAGTTGTTCTCCAATGGCTCGTGAGGCAAGAGCAGCGGCGAGCGGAGGCAGCTGCGAGCAGCGGCGAGCGGAGGCGGCTGCGAGAAGCGGCGAGAGGAGGCGGCTGCGAGCAGCGGCGAGCGGAGGCGGCTGCGAGCAGCGGCGAGCGGAGGCATCTGCGAGCAGCGACAAGCGGAGGCGGCTGCGAGCAATGGCAAGCAACAGGGGCGAGCAATGAGCAACGGCTGAGACGAAGCGAGCAGTGGCAGCGACGCAACCTAGCCTACGATGATAGCAGGAGCGGAGGAAGAAGGAAAATGATTTTTGGCTTAGGCAGTTGAAACCCTAATGCTCACCTTTTACCATTCGCTGCTACCGAGCCACACACTTACGACCTCCTCCGCTAGCAAGCGCTGAAGAAGGAAAAAGTCCTGCCTCTGTCTTTGTAGCCGACCAAATTTAGGGGAGGCAAGCCCCGCCTGTCTAACCATTTTTCATGCACTAAACAACTgctgaagaaggagaaagctccaCCTCCATCTTCAAAGCCGGCCAAATCTGGGGGAGGCAAGCCCGACCTCTTTCTAGCCATTTTCATGCACTAAACAGGCATCAAAGAAGGAGAAAGCCTCGCCTTCGTCTTCGAAGTCAGCCAAATTTAGGGGAGGCAAGCAGAAGAAGAAGGTGTGAATCAttttctcttgtaaaagtttTGACTTTTCCAATTTTTTCATCTTTAGTGGTGCATAAATGGGTTAGGACTGGCACACAGTTGAACTTTTCGCTTGTAAATGTTGCTGGTAATGACATTGTCCAAGGAAATAAGAAGCTTATTCTGGGTAAGTTCATTTCAGTTTAATTTGAGTGTATTTGCATATATCCTTTTCCCCTTAACTAATTATATTAGTCATTTTAAGGAAAGTCCACATTCAAAATTGCTTTGCATGTTTTCTTAAGCTAGTCATTTCAGGAAACTAATCTTAAGTGCAACTTTGGAAGTTTAAATTTTCTCAGGTGCTGTAGATTATTTTGGATATGTTGTTGGAAAACAGAATCCTTTCAGGAGGCTTATATTGAATATTGAAGTTGGAAATTAGAGCCATGGTTTTTGAAATCAATAAATCTATAAGATGAAAATCTTAATATTGATTGTACCAAATTCTAGGTACTTAATCAGGGAAAGAAAGTTAAATAGAAAATTACAAAATAAGAGGAAATAGGGAAATTAGTTATTTAGTTCCTCCAAAGTTAACATCATTAAGTCATGTTAGACCTTGACTATATGGTTCTTATTCCTCTATTGAAATTTATTCATGATAAGATCACTATAAATATCTTATCCCTTATATTTCTTTGTGTTTCAACTATAAGTTAAAGGATCAAACAGAACTCCTCAGATGGATAGTTTTAAGGTTTCTTGAGTCATTGCTCGACCCATCTAATATTCATTATCAGTATTCATCTCAAATTTATATcccttttgtgttttttttaccgATGCAGGATAAGAACTTATCGAATGGATTATTTTTGCTTGAGCTTCTTAGTTCTGTGAAACCGAGGGTTGTGAAAATAATAGGGTTTAAGAGATTGAAATTACTTGAAGAGTTATGCATTGTGTTCAGATACTGTGCACTAGATAACATACAATTCTAAACAATATAGCATAATATGAACATTAACAGATGTCTGGAATGGCAGGTTCCATTGGGGAAGTGCCAATTCTCTTGGTGAAGCCACAATCCTACATGAACTACAGCGGAGAATCGGTTTTCTACTTTCTCTCAATTTCTTTCAAAACTATTCTCAATATCAATACGTATATGATAACCTTTACATGTAGGTAGGGCCACTTGCTGCATATTATCAAGTGCCATTACGGCATATTTTACTTGTAAGTTAATGAGCAGTAGCTTTTTGCATTGATTTTGAGATGTTATATTATGTCCAAGTTCTTCTTCTGTAGATGTATGACGAAATGAGTTTGCCCAATGGTGTTTTGAGGGTTTAGCGAAAAGGCGGTCATGGACATCACCATGGGTTAGTGTGTTCTTTAATTAATCCATCACCAGTTTTGCAATACAACTCTGTTTATAAACTAGAAGCTGCATCACTGGATACAATATACTCATCATTTATGTGATATCCACTTCTCTTTTTCCCTGTTAATTTGGAAAACTGAAGTACTTGCTTTACAAGGCAAGTTAATCGAACATTAGGTTCTCAAGATTTGTCATTTAACTGGTTTTAATATAATATACTATATATTTGTTCTTTCTTTCACAAACATGTCCATGTACTGTCACCTTCATTAGTTAATTTTGTTTGAAATTGCTCACACGATTTCAATTTTGTTCTATTTCGTAATGATCTGTTTTGAATAAAATGGTAAGCTAAAATTTGATTGCGATggatgaaagaaaaattactatatTTCCATAAACATGATCGTGGTCTCTTAAATTGATTGTTGCCCTCTTCTTATATCAGTTTCTGTGAGTTTTTCTAATTTCTCTGCTATTATTACCTTCTTTGAGCTTGACCACAGAGATATTAAACCCCAAAATCTCCTGGTGTGTACTAATCCTGTAATCCATGTTGTGTTCTATGCCTTTTTGTTGTGATTCATAACCACTTTAACCACATAAATACATGAAAACAGAACCAggcttctcttcttttctttttattttagctGAAACTATTTGATTTCGGTAGCGCAAAAGTCTTGATAATTGTTTTGTGGCTATAATTGTATTGCAGATTCTCCGAATGCCTCCTGAAGCTGTCGATCTTGTATCTAGACTTCTACAATACTCTCCAAACCTGAGATGCACTGCTGTGATGAGTTTAGCCATTCCTTAAATTTGCACTAGATACTACGACTCGTGCATCTGCTGAGTTCTTTACTTTAGTACAGTTGGAAGcactagttcatccattctttgatGAGCACTAGTTGTTTGACAGACCAGTTTAAAGCCGCATCCACTTGTTTAGATCTAAGATGGACTACTCCACCGAGGTTGGTGAGTTGGCTAGCATCTGAATTAAGGATTTGTCAGAGTTATTTGACACGAGGATCGGAGTTAACTTGAGGATCGGAGACGGCCACTGAGGACTTAACTAATTTTATGGAATGAAAAGTGTGCCATGATGAATTTACAATTTCTAATTCATGAAGTGTCATTTGTGCGACGGGGTTGCATGCAACTGGAGTTCGGACTACGTTGAACTCTGTTTTTTAATTTGTTGTGTTAGATTTTGTAGTTTAAAAGATGTAATCTTGCATCCTGTATAATTATACTCGAGTTGTTTCAATCCAAATTCTTTAATTGTTAGGTGCTAGAACTGATCAActttgatttggtcaatttttcGTCCCATAGTTTGTCATCTATGGATTGGTCGGCTGAGTTTTACAAGTGTGCTATTTTTAAGCATTTGTTTCAACTAAAGCTTCAAACGAAGAAGAATGGTACTTTTGCAAGACAACATTTCATGTCCTTTGTTTCGGTTTGAAcgagttgaaaaaaaaaagacgAGGAATAATATGAGAAAGAGAATTGTCTACCATTTGACAAACTATGGTAAATATGGAATTAAAGCTAAGtctaaaataaaaagtaaaaaaataatagataataaataataaataataattaataataataataataataatttaatattaatattttattttattttatttttaaaaaattaatcaaatatcaaattaatttaGTTGTAAAAATGTCTAATAGGGGTAATaaagtaaatgttaaactagatTATATACTAAAACCTCCAACCAAACAAGTTTTTATTATATTACTTagaattgaaccaaacaacattagattatgttttattctccataaccttggttatgtgattacttggtaatcacataactaaggttatatatgataacttgaaccaaacgcacccaaAATGTTTTCTACCATAACCTTGAGCAAGTTCGTTGGCATCCTAGGCTGATTTATTCTATAATCACATGTTGATCAATCACCTCTGATGCTAACTTGATCAGGTATTTTGTCAGTTATTTTGGGTCGGTCTGATAGTAACTAGTGAAGGCTAAACTCTCTTCATATTATAAGTATCACgtgttagttttgatatgatcaatcgagttaagttaggtcatatgtTATTTTGATACTTTGTATCTAAATGTGTAGAGACGTAAGAACACAATATGTCAAGCAGAAGATGCAGCGAGCGAGAAAAATGACACGAGAAATGTCTCGATTGActcgatgcatccaagggacgaaaagttacggaagagtacactggtggacgagaagaacgtgcgtggagcattcgagagacgagaaaccggggaggaagcctgATCGAGGAAAAGATCAAAGTTACGTTTGGGTGAGCTCAAATCTGGATGACTGGAGCATCACCCAAATAAGCGCGAGGAAGAGTTAACCAATTGAAGGTTAACTAGATGCCCTAAAAaaacttggaggcaccttgaaggagcttggaggcgccctcacacctcttgatggaggcaccctcgtgcctCCCTTGGAAGCACCCTGGAGCTTCCATAGAGGCGCCTCCGATGAACAGTAGCCATTAAGTTACTGTTGAGAAGAGGATAATCTTTTATctacttggaggcgccctggatccctttgaaggcacctccaagtaaCTGTAACTTTTTCCAGAAAGCTATAAAAAGTCTCATGGAATTAGGAATTAAGTAATAATCATTGTATTAATTTCCTACCTATTTCTAAGCTTTTAAagactgtaagaggctactccgccttcacaAAAGAGATCTTTAGTGAGTTTTCAACTgctttagattaacaaccaccaagGTTGTAACAAAGTAAATTCCTTAACTTTCTTACTTTCggttattgcttttatattaattatttgtGCTTAATTAATATTAGATCCTTGCTAAGATAGAAAATAAGAGATTCTTCTAAtttatttttagagtttttcatCCCTCCTCTAGTCGGCCTCATCGGACCTTCAAATGGTATCATAGCCAGACCGCTCTAGAAAGACTAAATGTCTACTAAAGTAAGGAGATGATGGTAAGACCAAATATCTACTCACTAAAGTTTAAGGGGGAGTTCACACTCTAGAAACACTagatgaaggtattttttaaaactg contains:
- the LOC121997982 gene encoding pyridoxine/pyridoxamine 5'-phosphate oxidase 2-like codes for the protein MASWKPLLLKSLDSNAHLKHSAFFQLATIGPNGRPSNRTVVFRGFQEGTDMIQINTDRRSAKIEEIQHCRFGEVCWYFTESWEQFRFKGTIDIIDATNSDVLKLQKREKAWFASSLKSRLQYLAPTPSLPAIAIHDPGEEIKLDPSEGPVDAFCLLIFDPDQVDYLNLRSNERLIFTSKPNGPSCKLWMSQKINP
- the LOC121995303 gene encoding chloroplastic group IIB intron splicing facilitator CRS2, chloroplastic-like; its protein translation is MAREARAAASGGSCEQRRAEAAARSGERRRLRAAASGGGCEQRRAEASASSDKRRRLRAMASNRGEHQRRRKPRLRLRSQPNLGEASRRRRCESFSLVKVLTFPIFSSLVVHKWVRTGTQLNFSLVNVAGNDIVQGNKKLILGSIGEVPILLVKPQSYMNYSGESVGPLAAYYQVPLRHILLMYDEMSLPNGVLRV